In Cotesia glomerata isolate CgM1 linkage group LG3, MPM_Cglom_v2.3, whole genome shotgun sequence, one genomic interval encodes:
- the LOC123260677 gene encoding nicotinate phosphoribosyltransferase, which produces MLHDSDCQGLSNGTQQNSVVQPLLTDLYQITMAYAYWKCGKMNDYTTFDLFFRKNPFRGEFTIFAGLGECLKFMQKFKYSESDIEYLKTTMSSSIEPEFFEYLKGLTPKGVTLYAIEEGSAVFPRVPLIRVEGPLIMVQLLETTLLTLVNYASLMATNAARYRMAAGNNVSLLEFGLRRAQGPDGGLSASKYSYIGGFDGTSNVLAGKLYDIPVRGTHAHAYINSFAGIDELKLRCLLHKETGEEFDLLKLSCKYRQQIASDLGALVMEASDSELAALVSFAIAFPDGFMALVDTYDVKSIKSSFERQSRVNNENNKYKDDDNNINSRNDSTINNESHKNGYSTPPNQQETSQCLTKTPTYNHDLFKPGELGELCVRSGLLNFCAVALALSDLGYRAVGIRIDSGDLAYLSQAARDTFVKLSERFNIPWFAKMTIVASNDINEETIMSLNEQNHQIDCFGVGTHLVTCQRQPALGCVYKMVEINNHPRIKLSQEVDKITIPGRKNAYRLYGADSHALIDLLQRCDEPAPQVGTRVLCRHPFQESKRAYVIPTRVETLHKVYWKDGKIVNPLPVLQDIRNRVSESLKTLRTDHKRSLNPTPYKVAVSDDLYTFIHDLWVQNAPIGELS; this is translated from the exons atgttacaCGACAGCGATTGTCAAGGATTATCAAATGGAACGCAGCAGAATAGTGTGGTTCAACCATTACTCACAg atttatacCAAATAACAATGGCCTATGCCTATTGGAAATGTGGAAAAATGAATGATTACACGacatttgatttattttttcgtaagaATCCTTTCCGAGgagaatttacaatttttgctGGCCTGGGAGAGTGTTTAAAGTTCATGCAAAAGTTTAAATACTCCGAAAGtg ATATTGAATATTTGAAAACAACGATGTCTTCATCGATAGAACCAGAAttctttgaatatttaaaaggCCTAACACCCAAAGGCGTAACTCTTTATGCGATAGAGGAAGGCTCCGCTGTATTTCCAAG agTTCCATTGATTCGAGTAGAAGGTCCACTGATAATGGTCCAATTGCTGGAGACAACACTCCTCACGCTGGTAAATTACGCAAGTCTGATGGCAACAAATGCTGCACGATATCGTATGGCAGCTGGCAATAATGTCTCGCTTCTCGAATTTGGATTGAGAAGAGCTCAAGGTCCTGACGGCGGGCTTAGCGCCTCCAAGTACAGTTACATAG GTGGATTTGACGGCACAAGTAATGTATTAGCTGGAAAACTTTATGATATTCCCGTACGTGGTACCCATGCTCACGCTTACATAAATTCGTTTGCCGGAATAGACGAATTAAAGTTACGA tgtCTTCTGCACAAAGAAACCGGTGAAGagtttgatttattaaaactatCATGCAAGTATCGACAGCAAATAGCGTCCGACTTAGGGGCTCTTGTTATGGAGGCTTCAGATAGCGAACTAGCAGCACTAGTTAGTTTTGCAATAGCATTTCCGGACGGCTTTATGGCACTTGTGGATACTTATGATGTAAAAAG CATTAAATCATCGTTCGAGAGGCAGTCACGTGTAAACaacgaaaataataaatacaaagatgacgataataatattaatagccGTAATGATTCTACAATAAATAACGAATCACACAAGAATGGTTATAGTACTCCTCCTAATCAACAAGAGACATCACAATGTCTTACAAAAACACCAACTTACAACCATGACTTATTTAAACCAGGCGAATTGGGAGAACTATGTGTGAG aagtggattattaaatttttgtgcaGTGGCATTAGCACTGTCAGACCTTGGCTACCGCGCAGTAGGTATTAGAATCGACAGCGGAGATCTCGCGTACCTAAGTCAAGCGGCTCGTGACACATTTGTCAAGTTGTCTGAGCGCTTCAACATACCCTGGTTCGCCAAGATGACAATCGTCGCGTCGAACGACATCAACGAGGAGACAATAATGAGCTTGAATGAGCAGAACCACCAGATCGACTGCTTCGGAGTGGGAACACACTTGGTGACTTGCCAGCGGCAACCTGCTTTAGGTTGTGTGTACAAAATGGTAGAGATAAACAACCACCCGAGAATAAAACTAAGCCAGGAGGTCGACAAAATAACGATACCTGGGAGAAAAAACGCTTACAGATTGTACGGAGCTGACTCACATGCTCTGATAGATTTACTTCAGCGCTGCGATGAACCTGCTCCTCAAGTCGGGACTCGGGTACTCTGCAGACATCCTTTCCAAGAGTCTAAACGAGCTTATGTTATTCCGACGCGCGTTGAAACTCTGCACAAG GTCTACTGGAAAGACGGAAAAATTGTTAACCCCTTGCCGGTGCTTCAAGATATTAGGAATAGAGTCAGCGAATCTTTGAAGACACTTAGAACTGATCATAAAAGGAGTCTCAATCCCACACCctacaaa GTGGCTGTAAGCGATGATTTGTATACGTTTATTCACGATCTCTGGGTTCAAAATGCGCCGATAGGTGAATTATCTTGA